In Flavobacterium sp. N3904, one DNA window encodes the following:
- a CDS encoding helix-turn-helix transcriptional regulator produces the protein MITLKKQLKKDNQETIQKIIFDIKHAQDDDVWKEFEVRFNQVYNDFYERLKDKYPDLTLNEKRICAFLRLNMTTKEICSLTRQSYNSLNVARARLRKKLNIQNEDINLVTFLENI, from the coding sequence TTGATTACATTAAAAAAGCAACTGAAAAAAGATAATCAAGAAACAATCCAAAAAATAATATTTGATATCAAGCATGCCCAAGATGACGATGTCTGGAAAGAATTTGAGGTTCGTTTTAATCAGGTTTATAACGATTTTTATGAGCGTTTAAAGGATAAATATCCTGACTTAACGCTTAATGAGAAAAGGATTTGTGCCTTTTTGAGATTAAATATGACTACCAAAGAAATCTGTTCACTCACGCGCCAATCATATAATAGTCTGAATGTGGCAAGAGCAAGGCTTAGAAAAAAACTTAATATTCAAAATGAGGATATAAATTTGGTGACTTTTTTAGAGAACATATAG
- a CDS encoding tetratricopeptide repeat protein: protein MKHQYHASAEPNKKVRLLIQIGYIVEKKDLDSGLFYYKKALAFEKKTTDTLLARVYSNIGSANLLKGNIDICLDYQLKALKIYERYPSNSGILKVYNSIALVYFYQGDFAKALVKFNQVNSLLDKNIIKDARKVNQIKGKLLNNIGIIYDNKNQMDLALEYFMQASTYSKKANDNENLSSVYSNMGIIYLKGKRYDLAEAIFIEAFNLRKKDNNIYGLSKSTYHLGKLFKEKGQLNKAQEYLLSSLEYCKKSNSSSARVSVLEELSDVMARKGDYRQAYEYHVAYKSLNDSLFNKENQQKIIQTEMQYNFDKESQTAKAAQNQRELIYLIVAVVLILIIIIVVIMYWFQETKAKIQKLLKEKAELSNKELSLRENTLKRDLEFKNKELTTNIMYLLKRTNSLLKFRSD from the coding sequence TTGAAGCATCAATATCATGCAAGCGCCGAACCTAATAAGAAGGTACGTTTGCTCATTCAGATTGGGTATATAGTAGAAAAAAAGGACTTAGACTCTGGGTTATTTTATTATAAAAAGGCTTTAGCTTTCGAAAAAAAAACCACAGATACCCTTTTGGCTCGCGTATACTCAAATATTGGTAGTGCCAACCTTCTTAAAGGCAATATTGATATTTGTCTTGATTATCAGTTAAAAGCATTGAAAATTTATGAACGCTATCCATCAAATTCTGGTATTTTAAAAGTTTACAATAGCATAGCCTTGGTTTATTTTTATCAAGGGGACTTTGCAAAAGCGCTTGTAAAGTTTAATCAGGTTAATAGCTTGTTGGATAAAAATATCATAAAAGATGCCCGAAAAGTTAATCAGATTAAAGGGAAATTGCTTAATAATATAGGTATTATCTACGATAATAAAAACCAAATGGATCTTGCTCTTGAATATTTTATGCAGGCATCTACGTATAGTAAAAAGGCAAATGACAATGAAAATCTGTCTTCTGTATACTCTAACATGGGAATTATATATCTTAAAGGAAAGCGTTACGACCTTGCTGAAGCTATTTTTATTGAGGCTTTTAATTTACGAAAAAAAGATAACAATATTTATGGGTTAAGTAAATCTACTTATCATTTGGGAAAGCTTTTTAAAGAAAAAGGGCAGCTCAATAAAGCACAGGAATATTTGCTTAGTAGTCTCGAATATTGTAAAAAATCCAATTCATCATCGGCAAGAGTGTCGGTTTTGGAAGAACTTAGCGATGTAATGGCTCGAAAAGGAGATTACAGACAAGCCTATGAATATCATGTTGCGTATAAGTCTTTAAATGACAGTCTTTTTAATAAAGAAAACCAACAAAAAATTATCCAGACCGAAATGCAGTACAACTTTGATAAAGAAAGTCAAACTGCAAAAGCGGCACAAAACCAGAGGGAACTTATTTATTTGATTGTTGCAGTTGTTTTGATTCTAATCATCATTATTGTTGTCATTATGTACTGGTTTCAGGAAACGAAGGCTAAAATTCAAAAATTATTAAAAGAAAAAGCAGAATTGAGCAATAAAGAACTTTCTCTGAGAGAAAACACTTTAAAAAGAGATCTGGAATTTAAAAACAAAGAACTTACCACCAATATAATGTATTTGTTAAAAAGAACGAATTCATTGTTGAAATTTCGGAGCGATTGA
- the gnd gene encoding phosphogluconate dehydrogenase (NAD(+)-dependent, decarboxylating) translates to MQIGIIGLGKMGFNLALNLNRNQYEVIAHDVNTTFVKNIAAEGIKTAPTVKELCQQLQNRKVIWLMVPAGEIVDEVITSLLPYLNKNDIIIDGGNSNYKDSKRRHIQLKELDFDFLDCGTSGGTSGALNGACTMIGGDADVFDYVANVFEAISVTNGWLYTGEAGSGHFTKMVHNGIEYGMMQSIAEGFEVFEHSEYDINFEKTAKLFNHGSVVRSWLMELTESAFSKDPKLDSIKGIMHSSGEGKWTLETALDLGVPTPVIALSIMMRYRSQMQDTFSGKVVAALRNEFGGHTVEKNE, encoded by the coding sequence ATGCAAATAGGGATCATAGGACTTGGAAAAATGGGGTTTAATTTGGCTCTTAATTTAAATCGAAATCAATACGAAGTTATTGCGCATGATGTAAATACAACTTTCGTCAAAAATATTGCAGCCGAAGGAATCAAAACAGCACCAACAGTCAAAGAATTATGCCAACAATTACAAAACCGAAAAGTAATTTGGCTAATGGTTCCCGCTGGGGAAATTGTTGATGAAGTTATCACTTCCCTACTTCCTTATTTGAACAAAAATGACATCATTATTGATGGGGGGAACTCCAATTACAAAGATTCCAAAAGGAGACATATACAACTTAAAGAACTTGACTTTGACTTTTTGGATTGCGGTACATCGGGCGGTACGTCTGGAGCTTTGAATGGCGCTTGTACGATGATTGGCGGAGATGCTGATGTTTTTGATTATGTTGCCAATGTTTTCGAAGCCATTTCTGTAACCAATGGCTGGCTCTATACTGGAGAAGCTGGAAGTGGGCATTTTACAAAAATGGTTCACAACGGAATAGAATATGGAATGATGCAATCGATAGCCGAAGGTTTTGAAGTATTTGAACATTCTGAATATGATATCAATTTTGAGAAAACAGCCAAACTTTTCAATCACGGATCTGTAGTCCGCAGTTGGCTTATGGAACTTACCGAAAGTGCCTTTTCTAAAGACCCAAAACTAGATAGCATAAAAGGGATCATGCACTCTTCTGGCGAAGGAAAGTGGACATTAGAAACTGCTTTAGATTTGGGTGTTCCTACTCCCGTAATTGCACTTTCGATTATGATGCGATACCGTTCTCAAATGCAAGATACTTTTTCTGGAAAGGTAGTGGCAGCATTGCGTAACGAATTCGGAGGTCATACCGTTGAGAAAAATGAGTAG
- a CDS encoding gluconate:H+ symporter, whose amino-acid sequence MSILILIASILLLLVLISAVKLNAFIALIITALFVGIAKEMPFPEIINSLQQGIGSTLGSLILILAFGVILGNLLSNSGAAQRISTVLIKLFGVKHIKWAMALTGFAVGISMFYNAGFIILIPMVFAVAVSTKQPLTYLGIAMASALSITHGFLPPHPGPTAIAVIFKADIGKTLLYGILVALPALLVAGILFPEFIKKINANPPKGLFESKTFQESELPSFTISLVSALIPVILMALATITELSLPETNSIRIILSYVGNPTIAMLITVLFAILFLGINRGQKTQDIMEKSSLALTSATMIILIIASGGAFKQVLIDSGIGSDLATFFEKSTLSPLVLGWLVATIIRIAIGSATVAGLTAAGIVQPLVASSGISPELMVLSIGAGSLMCSHVNDTGFWMFKEYFGISLKDTFKTWTVMETITGIMGLFGVLILNQFVAA is encoded by the coding sequence ATGTCAATATTGATTTTAATTGCAAGTATCCTATTATTACTGGTTCTAATTTCCGCAGTCAAGCTCAATGCCTTTATTGCACTAATCATTACAGCACTTTTTGTTGGAATTGCAAAAGAAATGCCTTTTCCCGAAATCATAAACTCACTACAACAAGGCATTGGCAGTACACTCGGCTCTTTGATTTTAATTCTGGCTTTTGGAGTAATTCTGGGAAATTTATTATCGAATAGTGGCGCGGCACAGCGAATAAGTACCGTATTAATAAAACTCTTTGGAGTAAAACACATTAAATGGGCGATGGCACTAACTGGTTTTGCAGTTGGTATTTCTATGTTTTACAACGCTGGTTTTATTATTTTAATTCCAATGGTTTTTGCTGTTGCTGTTAGTACCAAACAACCACTTACCTATTTGGGTATAGCCATGGCATCGGCTCTGTCTATTACACATGGTTTTTTGCCACCACATCCTGGACCAACCGCTATCGCAGTAATTTTCAAAGCTGATATTGGCAAAACATTACTTTACGGAATACTAGTAGCACTACCAGCGTTACTCGTAGCTGGTATACTTTTTCCAGAATTCATTAAAAAAATTAATGCAAATCCGCCAAAAGGTTTGTTCGAAAGCAAAACATTTCAGGAATCCGAACTGCCTTCTTTTACGATAAGCTTAGTTTCAGCATTAATCCCAGTCATACTGATGGCCTTGGCTACCATCACAGAATTATCGTTACCCGAAACTAATTCTATTCGGATAATTCTTAGTTATGTCGGAAATCCAACTATAGCCATGTTAATTACGGTTCTATTTGCCATTCTTTTTTTAGGAATAAATAGGGGTCAAAAAACACAAGACATCATGGAAAAATCAAGTTTAGCATTAACCTCAGCAACTATGATTATTTTGATAATTGCATCTGGAGGAGCTTTCAAACAAGTATTGATTGATAGCGGCATTGGATCTGATTTAGCTACATTTTTCGAAAAATCGACACTTTCGCCTTTAGTATTAGGATGGCTAGTTGCGACAATTATTCGGATTGCAATAGGATCGGCTACGGTTGCAGGACTAACTGCAGCAGGAATTGTGCAGCCTTTGGTGGCAAGTTCAGGCATCAGTCCAGAATTGATGGTGCTTTCTATCGGTGCTGGAAGTTTAATGTGTTCACATGTTAATGATACTGGCTTTTGGATGTTTAAAGAATATTTTGGCATCAGCCTAAAAGACACATTCAAGACATGGACAGTAATGGAAACCATCACAGGAATTATGGGTTTGTTTGGTGTTTTGATTCTAAATCAATTTGTGGCCGCTTAA